In Erigeron canadensis isolate Cc75 chromosome 6, C_canadensis_v1, whole genome shotgun sequence, the following are encoded in one genomic region:
- the LOC122605194 gene encoding pentatricopeptide repeat-containing protein At5g39980, chloroplastic codes for MSQTYTFSFTTIKSTPYFPFNSRQNKLSVSITATNNNNNNNNNNSSTKRRIWRKTPNPKSSFPNQRRNLEVGHLDHSVDMEELISSINQTTDEHQLFALMSQYKTRQLSIRFMATLLSRETDWQRSLALLDWINEHALYTPSVYVYNVVIRNVLRAKQWEIAYGLFDEMRQRGLSPDRFTYSNLITMFGKESKFDEALSWLQKMEDDRVSGDLVLYSNLIELSRKLCDYSKAISIFSRLKTSGVLPDLVAYNTMINVFGKANLFREARLLVKEMREVGVEPDTVSYSTLLSMYAENEKYLEALSVFSEMKGVNCLPDLTTCNIMIDVYGQLDMAKEADRLFWSMRKMGIEPNVVSYNTLLRVYGEAELFGEAIHLFRLMQRKDIVQNVVTYNTMIKIYGKTLEHEKANNLIQEMQSRGIEPNAITYSTIISIWDKAGKLDRAATLFQKLRSSGVEIDQVLYQTMIVAYERAGLVGHAKRLLHELKTPDNIPRATAITILAGAGRVEEATWVFRQAYNSGEIKDISVYACMIDLFSRNRKHSSVIEVFDKMRKAGYFPDSNVIGLVLNAYGKLREFEKANVVYMEMQDEGCVFPDEVHFQMLSLYGAKRDFEMVESLFERLDCDTNINKKELHLVVASIYERANRLNDASRIVNRMKDIGLLRS; via the coding sequence ATGAGCCAAACGTATACATTTTCATTCACCACTATTAAATCCACACCTTATTTCCCATTTAACAGTCGCCAAAACAAACTTTCAGTATCAATAACAGCcactaacaataataataataataataacaataattccTCAACAAAAAGACGTATATGGCGAAAAACACCAAACCCCAAATCCTCATTTCCTAACCAACGACGAAATCTAGAAGTTGGCCACTTAGATCACAGTGTAGACATGgaagaattaatatcatcaatcAACCAAACAACAGATGAACACCAACTGTTTGCGTTAATGTCTCAATACAAAACCCGACAACTTTCCATACGTTTTATGGCCACATTATTGTCTCGTGAAACAGACTGGCAAAGATCACTTGCTTTACTTGATTGGATTAACGAACACGCGTTATACACGCCGTCGGTATACGTATATAATGTAGTTATACGTAATGTACTTAGAGCGAAACAATGGGAGATTGCGTATGgactgtttgatgaaatgcgtCAAAGAGGGTTGTCTCCCGATAGGTTTACGTATTCGAATTTGATTACGATGTTTGGGAAAGAGAGTAAGTTTGATGAAGCATTGTCTTGGTTACAAAAGATGGAAGATGATCGCGTGTCTGGTGATCTTGTGTTGTATAGTAATTTGATTGAGTTGTCTAGGAAGTTGTGTGATTATTCTAAGGCGATATCGATATTTTCTAGATTGAAAACCTCGGGTGTTTTGCCTGACCTTGTTGCGTATAATACGATGATTAATGTTTTTGGGAAGGCTAATTTGTTTCGTGAAGCGAGGTTGTTGGTTAAGGAAATGAGAGAGGTTGGTGTTGAGCCGGATACAGTTAGTTATTCTACGTTGTTGAGTATGTATGCTGAGAATGAGAAGTATCTTGAGGCATTGTCGGTTTTTTCTGAAATGAAGGGAGTGAATTGTTTGCCTGATCTAACaacttgtaatattatgatAGATGTGTATGGGCAACTAGATATGGCTAAAGAAGCCGATCGTTTGTTTTGGAGTATGAGAAAGATGGGGATTGAGCCGAATGTGGTTAGTTATAATACATTGTTGAGAGTGTATGGTGAAGCCGAGCTTTTTGGAGAGGCGATACATTTGTTTAGATTGATGCAGAGAAAAGATATCGTTCAAAACGTTGTTACTTATAATACAATGATCAAGATTTATGGTAAGACTCTTGAGCATGAAAAGGCGAATAATCTTATTCAAGAAATGCAAAGTAGAGGGATAGAGCCAAATGCTATAACGTACTCCACGATTATATCTATCTGGGATAAAGCCGGGAAGTTGGATAGAGCTGCGACGCTGTTCCAAAAGTTAAGAAGCTCGGGTGTGGAAATTGATCAGGTTCTTTACCAGACTATGATTGTGGCTTATGAAAGAGCGGGTTTAGTTGGGCATGCCAAACGCTTACTTCATGAACTTAAGACACCCGATAACATTCCAAGAGCCACTGCAATTACAATTCTTGCTGGAGCGGGTCGTGTGGAAGAAGCCACATGGGTTTTTCGTCAGGCGTATAATAGTGGAGAGATTAAGGATATATCGGTATACGCTTGTATGATTGATCTATTTTCAAGAAACCGAAAGCATTCTAGTGTCATTGAGGTGTTTGATAAGATGAGGAAAGCAGGGTACTTTCCTGACTCTAATGTGATAGGTCTTGTTCTAAATGCATATGGGAAGTTGCGGGAATTTGAGAAGGCGAATGTTGTGTATATGGAAATGCAGGATGAAGGGTGTGTTTTCCCTGATGAAGTTCACTTTCAAATGCTAAGCCTTTATGGTGCAAAACGAGATTTTGAGATGGTCGAGTCGTTATTCGAAAGATTAGACTGTGATACCAATATTAACAAGAAGGAGTTGCATCTTGTTGTTGCTAGCATCTACGAAAGGGCGAATAGATTGAACGATGCATCTCGAATTGTTAATAGAATGAAAGACATTGGTCTACTAAGATCTTAG